In Lacrimispora indolis DSM 755, a genomic segment contains:
- a CDS encoding MBL fold metallo-hydrolase, with protein sequence MSDFRIKAYQVGQLGTNCYVMYRESLKKAVIVDPGGDGAYILDMCRELSLAPEAILLTHGHFDHILAVKDIKEAFPEVKIYAGQQEKGLLEDPAVNLSSSFGRACTVSADEYAEDGASLSIGGITFQVLFTPGHTSGSVCYLVQPESVLISGDTLFLRSLGRTDFPTGNQSMILSSIRERLFALPEDTMVYPGHGGVTTIGHEKVHNPAALYRG encoded by the coding sequence ATGAGTGATTTCAGAATAAAGGCTTACCAGGTAGGCCAGCTTGGGACCAACTGCTATGTGATGTACCGGGAGTCACTTAAAAAAGCGGTGATCGTGGACCCGGGCGGAGACGGGGCCTATATCCTGGACATGTGCAGGGAGCTTTCCCTGGCACCGGAGGCTATTTTACTGACCCATGGTCACTTTGACCACATTCTGGCTGTGAAAGATATAAAAGAGGCATTTCCTGAGGTGAAGATTTATGCCGGACAGCAGGAAAAAGGGCTGCTGGAAGATCCTGCCGTTAATTTGTCCTCTTCTTTTGGCAGGGCCTGCACGGTCAGTGCAGACGAATATGCAGAGGATGGAGCCAGCCTCTCCATTGGAGGAATCACCTTTCAGGTTTTGTTTACCCCCGGCCATACCTCAGGTTCGGTCTGTTATCTGGTCCAACCGGAAAGCGTTCTGATCAGCGGGGATACTCTCTTTTTAAGGTCCTTGGGAAGAACAGACTTTCCTACGGGAAATCAGTCCATGATCTTAAGCTCCATCAGGGAACGGCTTTTTGCACTGCCGGAGGATACCATGGTTTATCCGGGTCATGGGGGTGTGACCACCATCGGTCATGAGAAGGTGCATAATCCGGCAGCATTATACAGAGGATAG
- the hemZ gene encoding coproporphyrinogen dehydrogenase HemZ: MIGLILDDQSFEQDIRELLMAFYPGESFVHKEIQEEACRLLVRGETGEAAFQLTIRDFERGITRSASAQVDFSDRFDTKNRIKRMLYGMVRELTENSLPWGTLTGIRPTKIAMTKLSEGYSENEVRRYMKDTYLTSDEKVDLSLEIAVREMKLISAIDYSCGYSLYIGIPFCPTTCLYCSFTSFPIGQWEKRMEQYLEALFKEMDYTAGKMAGRTLDTVYIGGGTPTSLSPAHLDKLISRLKTTFDFTWVKEFTVEAGRPDSITIEKLQVLKAHGVTRISINPQTMKQETLDLIGRRHTVDMVKDRYSMARSLGFDNINMDLIIGLPEEDMEDVTRTMEEIKALGPDGITVHSLAIKRAARLNMFKEQYGDLKITNTQEMIDLTAAYARGMGQEPYYLYRQKNMAGNFENVGYSLPGKACIYNILIMEEKQTIAACGAGTTTKVVFPSENRLERVENVKDVEQYIARIDEMLERKEKMLAKLEM; encoded by the coding sequence ATGATAGGATTAATATTAGACGACCAATCCTTTGAACAGGATATCAGGGAGCTTTTGATGGCCTTTTATCCCGGAGAGAGCTTTGTCCATAAAGAAATCCAGGAGGAAGCCTGCCGCCTTCTTGTGCGGGGAGAGACAGGGGAAGCTGCCTTTCAGCTGACTATCCGGGATTTTGAGAGAGGGATCACAAGGTCAGCCTCCGCCCAGGTGGATTTTTCCGACCGCTTTGATACCAAGAACCGGATCAAGCGGATGCTTTACGGCATGGTCCGGGAGCTTACGGAGAACTCTCTGCCCTGGGGGACTTTAACAGGCATCCGGCCGACCAAAATAGCCATGACAAAACTTTCTGAAGGATATTCGGAAAATGAAGTCCGCAGATACATGAAGGATACTTATTTGACCAGTGATGAAAAAGTGGATTTGAGCCTGGAGATTGCCGTGCGGGAGATGAAACTCATTTCTGCCATTGATTACAGCTGCGGCTACAGCTTATATATAGGCATTCCCTTTTGCCCAACCACTTGCCTTTACTGCTCCTTTACTTCCTTTCCCATCGGACAATGGGAAAAGCGTATGGAACAGTATCTGGAAGCATTATTTAAGGAAATGGATTATACTGCAGGGAAAATGGCAGGAAGGACCCTGGATACGGTCTACATCGGCGGAGGTACGCCTACTTCCCTTTCCCCTGCTCATTTAGATAAACTCATAAGCAGACTGAAAACCACCTTTGATTTTACCTGGGTCAAGGAGTTTACTGTGGAAGCAGGACGCCCGGACAGCATTACCATAGAAAAGCTTCAGGTTTTAAAAGCCCACGGCGTGACACGCATATCCATTAATCCTCAGACCATGAAGCAGGAAACCCTGGATCTCATCGGCCGCCGCCACACCGTGGATATGGTAAAGGACCGGTATTCCATGGCCAGGTCCTTAGGCTTTGACAATATCAACATGGACTTGATCATCGGCCTGCCGGAAGAGGATATGGAGGATGTGACCCGCACCATGGAGGAAATTAAGGCCCTGGGGCCGGATGGGATCACCGTCCATTCTCTTGCCATTAAGCGTGCGGCCCGCTTAAACATGTTTAAGGAACAGTACGGGGATCTAAAGATCACCAATACTCAGGAAATGATCGATTTAACTGCAGCCTATGCCAGGGGCATGGGACAGGAGCCATATTATCTGTACCGCCAGAAGAACATGGCAGGCAATTTTGAAAACGTGGGCTATTCCCTTCCAGGCAAAGCCTGTATCTATAATATTTTGATCATGGAAGAAAAGCAGACCATTGCTGCCTGCGGGGCAGGAACCACCACCAAGGTGGTATTTCCCTCTGAAAACCGTCTGGAACGGGTGGAAAATGTCAAAGATGTGGAACAGTATATTGCAAGAATCGACGAAATGCTGGAAAGAAAAGAAAAAATGCTTGCAAAATTGGAAATGTAA
- the hisS gene encoding histidine--tRNA ligase, translated as MALKKKPVTGMKDILPAEMQVREYVMNQIRETYGGFGFHSIETPCVEHIENLTSKQGGDNEKLIFKIMKRGEKLNLETAQAENDLVDSGLRYDLTVPLSRYYSNNAASLPAPFKSLQMGSVWRADRPQKGRFRQFVQCDIDILGDSTRLAEIELILATTTLLGKIGFKGYTVRINDRNILKGMAAFCGFPEEAYDQVFIILDKMDKIGSEGVAKELAEAGYDEENIKKYLSLFEASTPDAAGVRDLGATLKDVMDQERAENLAAIIDSVGQISTSQFHIVFDPTLVRGMSYYTGTIFEIQVDGFPGSVGGGGRYDKMIGKFTGMDTPACGFSIGFERIITILMEEGFTVPGKEDKVAFLIEKGAGGDVMNGAIKEAMEERAKGVTVLVSQMNKNKKFQKESLQKEGYTIFKEFYKDTLK; from the coding sequence ATGGCATTAAAAAAGAAACCGGTTACCGGAATGAAGGATATTCTTCCTGCCGAGATGCAGGTGCGGGAATATGTTATGAACCAGATACGTGAAACCTATGGCGGCTTCGGCTTTCATTCCATCGAGACTCCCTGCGTGGAGCACATCGAGAACCTGACCAGCAAACAGGGCGGGGACAATGAAAAGCTGATCTTCAAAATCATGAAGCGGGGAGAAAAGCTGAATCTGGAGACAGCACAGGCGGAAAATGATCTGGTTGACAGCGGTCTCCGGTATGATTTGACCGTTCCCTTATCCAGATATTATTCCAACAATGCGGCGTCTCTTCCTGCGCCCTTTAAATCCCTTCAGATGGGAAGTGTATGGAGAGCGGACCGTCCCCAGAAGGGACGTTTCAGACAGTTTGTCCAGTGCGATATCGACATCCTGGGAGATTCCACCAGGCTTGCGGAGATCGAACTCATCCTTGCCACCACCACTTTGCTTGGAAAGATCGGCTTTAAGGGATATACCGTAAGGATCAACGACCGGAATATTTTAAAGGGAATGGCTGCTTTCTGCGGCTTCCCGGAAGAGGCTTATGACCAGGTGTTTATCATTCTGGATAAAATGGACAAGATCGGAAGCGAAGGCGTTGCAAAGGAGCTGGCGGAAGCAGGGTATGACGAGGAAAATATCAAAAAGTATTTATCCCTTTTTGAAGCGTCAACTCCGGATGCTGCCGGAGTCCGCGACCTGGGCGCGACCTTAAAGGATGTGATGGATCAGGAGCGGGCAGAGAACCTGGCGGCGATTATTGACAGCGTGGGCCAGATCTCCACCAGCCAGTTCCACATCGTCTTTGATCCTACTTTGGTGAGAGGGATGTCCTATTACACCGGAACCATTTTTGAGATCCAGGTAGACGGTTTCCCAGGCTCTGTAGGCGGCGGCGGCCGTTACGATAAGATGATCGGAAAGTTCACCGGCATGGATACACCTGCCTGCGGCTTTTCCATTGGATTTGAGCGTATCATCACCATCCTGATGGAGGAAGGCTTCACGGTTCCAGGAAAAGAAGACAAGGTGGCATTCCTGATTGAAAAGGGCGCGGGCGGTGATGTGATGAACGGAGCCATCAAAGAGGCTATGGAAGAACGGGCAAAAGGTGTGACCGTTCTTGTTTCCCAGATGAATAAAAATAAAAAATTTCAGAAAGAAAGCCTTCAGAAGGAAGGATATACAATATTTAAGGAATTCTATAAAGACACGCTTAAGTAA
- the aspS gene encoding aspartate--tRNA ligase gives MAESMLGLKRSHRCTEVTKANVGSEVTIMGWVQKSRNKGGIIFVDLRDRSGILQIIFEESDCGAESFAKAEKLRSEFVIAVTGEVETRAGGVNENLATGEIEVRAKSLRILSESETPPFPIEENSKTKEELRLKYRYLDLRRPDIQRNIRVRSQVATLTRAFLAEEGFLEIETPTLIKSTPEGARDYLVPSRVHPGSFYALPQSPQLFKQLLMCSGYDRYFQLARCYRDEDLRADRQPEFTQIDMELSFVDVEDVLEVNERLIKKLFKDICNFDVQLPLTRMTWREAMDRFGSDKPDMRFGMELKNVSEVVKDTEFAVFKGALENGGSVRGINAEGQGAMPRKKIDGLVEYAKGFGAKGLAYLAVNEDGTYKCSFAKFMTEEELHVLAEAMGAKPGDLLLFAADRDKVVFDVLGNLRLELARQLDLLKKDNFKFLWVTEFPLLEYSEEQERFTAMHHPFTMPMDEDWALIDSDPGAVRAKAYDIVLNGTELGGGSVRIHQSDIQSRMFEVLGFTKEQAKDQFGFLLDAFKYGVPPHAGLAYGLDRVVMLMVGADSIRDVIAFPKVKDASCLMTEAPADVDPKQLVELGIEISEETE, from the coding sequence ATGGCAGAATCAATGTTAGGCTTAAAAAGATCCCATAGATGTACAGAGGTTACAAAAGCCAATGTGGGCAGTGAAGTCACGATTATGGGCTGGGTTCAGAAAAGCAGGAATAAGGGAGGGATCATTTTCGTTGATTTAAGAGACCGTTCCGGGATCCTGCAGATCATTTTTGAGGAAAGCGACTGCGGAGCGGAAAGCTTTGCAAAGGCTGAGAAATTAAGGAGTGAGTTTGTCATCGCGGTGACAGGTGAAGTGGAAACAAGAGCAGGCGGCGTTAACGAGAACCTGGCAACAGGTGAAATTGAAGTGCGGGCAAAGAGCTTGAGGATCCTTTCCGAATCTGAAACACCTCCCTTTCCCATTGAAGAGAACAGCAAGACAAAGGAAGAACTGCGGTTAAAATACCGTTATTTAGATCTTAGAAGACCGGATATCCAGAGAAACATCAGAGTGAGAAGTCAGGTCGCTACCTTAACTAGAGCATTTTTAGCGGAAGAGGGATTTTTGGAGATCGAAACACCGACCCTCATTAAGAGCACGCCGGAAGGCGCCAGGGATTATCTGGTTCCAAGCCGTGTCCACCCAGGCTCTTTTTATGCACTTCCCCAGTCTCCCCAGCTTTTTAAGCAGCTGCTCATGTGTTCCGGCTATGACCGGTATTTCCAGTTAGCCAGATGCTACCGTGATGAGGATTTACGTGCCGACAGGCAGCCGGAATTTACCCAGATCGACATGGAGCTGTCCTTTGTGGATGTAGAGGATGTGCTGGAGGTCAATGAAAGGCTGATAAAGAAATTATTTAAAGATATCTGCAATTTTGATGTCCAGCTTCCTCTTACCAGAATGACCTGGAGAGAAGCCATGGACCGCTTTGGTTCCGACAAGCCGGATATGCGTTTCGGGATGGAGCTTAAAAATGTTTCTGAGGTGGTAAAGGATACGGAATTTGCTGTATTCAAAGGAGCATTGGAAAACGGCGGTTCTGTCCGGGGCATCAATGCCGAAGGACAGGGAGCCATGCCCCGTAAGAAAATCGATGGCCTGGTAGAATACGCAAAAGGCTTTGGAGCAAAGGGCCTGGCTTATCTGGCTGTAAATGAGGACGGAACCTATAAATGCTCCTTTGCAAAATTCATGACAGAGGAAGAGCTTCACGTTCTGGCGGAGGCAATGGGAGCAAAGCCGGGAGACTTGCTTTTATTCGCAGCAGACCGTGACAAGGTGGTATTTGACGTATTAGGCAACTTAAGGCTGGAGCTGGCAAGACAGCTTGATCTTCTGAAAAAGGATAACTTTAAGTTCTTATGGGTAACGGAATTCCCGCTGCTGGAGTATTCCGAGGAGCAGGAACGCTTTACCGCCATGCACCACCCATTTACCATGCCAATGGATGAAGACTGGGCGCTTATTGACAGCGATCCGGGCGCTGTCCGTGCAAAGGCATATGATATCGTGTTAAACGGAACAGAGCTGGGCGGCGGTTCTGTCCGTATCCATCAGAGTGATATCCAGTCCAGGATGTTTGAAGTGCTGGGCTTTACAAAGGAACAGGCTAAGGATCAGTTCGGTTTCCTCTTAGATGCGTTTAAATACGGCGTTCCGCCTCACGCAGGACTTGCTTACGGCCTGGACCGGGTGGTCATGCTGATGGTAGGCGCAGACAGCATCAGGGATGTAATTGCATTCCCAAAGGTAAAAGACGCTTCCTGCCTTATGACAGAAGCTCCTGCAGATGTGGATCCAAAACAGCTTGTGGAGCTGGGAATAGAAATCAGTGAAGAAACGGAATAA
- a CDS encoding bifunctional metallophosphatase/5'-nucleotidase, whose protein sequence is MIGSKKRRFLSLWLALLMVISLTTGISFSSLAADQDIVVLYTNDVHCGVDGNIGYAGLALYKKEMQAQTPYVTLVDNGDAIQGAPIGTLSDGGYLIDIMNKVGYDFAVPGNHEFDYGMPRFLELAGKLSCGYYSSNFMDLRTGSAVFAPYKIFTYGDTKVAFVGATTPESFTKSTPAYFQDGNGNYIYGFCEDESGQKLYTQIQSSVDSAKAEGAAYVILVGHLGENGTTDRWTSDSVIKNTTGIDVLIDGHSHEAYGKYVKNKDGQDVLLTQTGTKLENIGKLTLRTDGTITSELISQVPAGAGTSAYTVKSGDSLSRIAKRELGSYNRWKEIYEANRDKIKDPNVLTVGIQLVIPGKSAVTADGKAVDYDTDMFIKAIQAQYNETLKTVIGHTDVELTVNDPATGERAVRSAETNLGDLCADAYRYVLGADIGLSNGGGVRASIKAGNITYNDTLTVFPFGNMGCVVEATGQQIKDALEMASRNCPKENGGFLQVSGITYTIDTSKAPNVEVDEKGNFIKVTGAYRVTDIMVGGAPLDVNKTYTVASHNYMLKSGGDGMTMFKGSKVILDDVLADVDLLSAYIRSNLGGNVGADYANPAGQGRITIK, encoded by the coding sequence ATGATAGGTAGTAAGAAAAGAAGGTTTCTGTCACTATGGCTGGCTCTGCTCATGGTCATATCCCTGACAACGGGCATATCCTTTTCGTCTCTGGCGGCAGACCAGGATATCGTGGTTCTCTACACCAATGATGTCCATTGCGGAGTCGACGGCAACATAGGATATGCGGGACTTGCTCTCTATAAAAAAGAGATGCAGGCCCAGACTCCTTATGTAACTCTGGTTGATAATGGAGATGCCATTCAGGGCGCGCCGATCGGAACTCTGTCAGACGGAGGATATCTGATTGATATTATGAACAAAGTCGGTTATGACTTTGCGGTGCCGGGCAACCATGAGTTTGACTATGGGATGCCCCGTTTTCTGGAACTGGCAGGAAAGTTAAGCTGCGGCTACTATTCCAGCAATTTCATGGATTTAAGGACAGGCTCCGCAGTATTTGCACCTTATAAGATTTTTACATACGGAGATACGAAGGTCGCGTTTGTGGGAGCAACCACGCCGGAAAGCTTTACCAAATCCACACCGGCTTATTTCCAGGATGGAAACGGAAATTACATTTACGGCTTTTGTGAAGATGAAAGCGGACAAAAACTCTATACACAGATCCAGTCATCGGTAGACAGCGCCAAGGCAGAAGGGGCTGCTTATGTGATTTTGGTAGGCCATTTAGGCGAAAACGGCACAACAGACCGTTGGACCTCTGACAGCGTGATCAAGAATACCACCGGCATTGATGTGTTGATTGACGGCCATTCCCATGAAGCATATGGAAAGTACGTAAAAAATAAGGATGGCCAGGACGTGCTTCTCACCCAGACAGGAACAAAGTTAGAGAACATCGGAAAGCTGACACTCCGCACCGACGGAACCATTACCAGCGAACTGATTTCCCAGGTTCCGGCAGGAGCAGGCACCAGCGCATATACAGTAAAAAGCGGTGATTCCTTAAGCAGGATCGCAAAGAGAGAATTAGGATCTTATAACCGCTGGAAGGAAATTTATGAAGCAAACAGGGACAAGATCAAAGATCCAAATGTCCTTACTGTGGGAATCCAGCTGGTAATTCCGGGAAAGAGTGCTGTAACGGCTGACGGAAAGGCTGTTGACTATGATACAGATATGTTTATAAAGGCAATTCAGGCCCAGTACAATGAGACCTTAAAGACTGTGATCGGACATACGGATGTAGAGCTTACGGTCAATGACCCGGCAACAGGGGAACGTGCGGTCAGAAGTGCTGAGACAAACCTTGGGGACTTGTGCGCCGATGCATACCGTTATGTGCTTGGAGCAGATATCGGCCTTTCCAACGGCGGCGGTGTAAGAGCCAGCATAAAGGCCGGCAACATTACTTATAATGATACCCTTACCGTATTCCCATTCGGCAACATGGGCTGCGTTGTGGAAGCAACCGGCCAGCAGATCAAGGATGCCCTGGAAATGGCTTCCCGTAACTGCCCGAAGGAAAACGGCGGTTTCCTTCAGGTATCCGGAATTACCTATACCATTGATACCTCCAAGGCACCCAACGTGGAGGTAGATGAAAAGGGTAATTTTATAAAAGTGACCGGAGCATACCGGGTAACTGATATCATGGTGGGCGGCGCTCCTCTTGATGTGAACAAGACTTATACCGTAGCCTCTCATAATTACATGTTAAAGTCAGGCGGCGACGGAATGACCATGTTTAAGGGAAGCAAGGTAATCCTTGATGATGTTCTGGCTGATGTGGATCTGCTTTCCGCTTATATCCGCAGCAACTTAGGCGGCAATGTAGGCGCTGATTATGCAAATCCTGCAGGTCAGGGCAGAATCACCATTAAATAA
- a CDS encoding GNAT family N-acetyltransferase, giving the protein MLLKNPQTRFEEIYRIYKESFPDIERRTKDDQKRVFGDPCYGVRVIEEEGKILAFLGYWDLPSCVFLEHLATTEACRGKGYGKQLVQEVMREGKKPVFLEIEPITEKDPMTRSRAGFYGRLGFHTNTFYYEQMPLKPGDRPIPLWIMSYGKPVTEEEFKPYKKEIYEVVYGVDAE; this is encoded by the coding sequence ATGTTGTTAAAGAACCCGCAGACCCGTTTTGAGGAAATATACCGAATTTACAAGGAATCATTTCCTGACATTGAGCGCCGGACCAAAGACGATCAGAAAAGGGTTTTCGGTGATCCCTGTTATGGAGTCCGAGTTATAGAAGAGGAAGGAAAGATTCTGGCGTTTCTGGGATACTGGGATCTTCCCTCCTGTGTCTTTTTGGAGCATCTGGCAACAACGGAAGCATGCAGGGGAAAAGGGTATGGAAAACAGCTGGTACAGGAGGTCATGAGAGAAGGGAAAAAACCTGTGTTTTTGGAAATAGAGCCAATCACAGAGAAGGACCCTATGACCAGAAGCAGAGCCGGATTTTACGGCAGGCTGGGATTTCACACCAACACCTTTTACTATGAGCAGATGCCTTTAAAGCCTGGGGACAGACCCATCCCATTGTGGATCATGAGCTATGGAAAGCCTGTCACCGAGGAGGAGTTTAAGCCATATAAGAAGGAAATTTATGAAGTGGTATATGGCGTTGATGCGGAATAA
- a CDS encoding CDP-alcohol phosphatidyltransferase family protein codes for MKRFGFIKMLEVQMKNIPNLITISRILGTAVLLVLTPFSGQFFIVYFLCGLSDVLDGIIARKMNMVSKKGQILDSIADVFMAAALLFLFVPRFQLPLWGIYWIIIIAVIRLASLVIGFIRYRQPAFLHTYANKATGIALFCFPFLYIGLGLYTTTIFVCFIASVSAVEELIINAVSKKLWRDIKSIFSL; via the coding sequence GTGAAGAGATTTGGTTTTATTAAAATGCTGGAGGTTCAAATGAAGAACATTCCCAACTTAATCACCATATCAAGAATATTAGGAACTGCGGTTTTGCTGGTCCTGACACCATTTTCAGGTCAATTTTTTATTGTATATTTTTTGTGCGGTCTCAGTGATGTTTTAGACGGGATCATTGCCCGGAAAATGAATATGGTAAGCAAAAAGGGTCAGATTCTGGATAGCATTGCAGATGTTTTTATGGCTGCGGCTTTGTTGTTCTTATTTGTTCCCCGCTTTCAATTGCCTTTGTGGGGCATTTATTGGATCATTATTATTGCGGTCATCCGCCTGGCATCTTTGGTCATTGGTTTTATACGATACAGGCAGCCGGCCTTTTTGCATACGTATGCGAATAAAGCAACAGGGATCGCTTTGTTTTGTTTCCCGTTTTTATATATTGGATTAGGATTATACACAACAACTATTTTCGTTTGTTTTATTGCAAGCGTTTCAGCAGTAGAAGAGTTGATCATCAATGCTGTTTCTAAAAAGTTATGGAGAGATATTAAATCCATATTTTCTTTATGA
- a CDS encoding GNAT family N-acetyltransferase — translation MKLIKASVKHFHTVKFIVKTTIETVYPDYYPKGAVDFFLCHHSDEGIKKAIMDGGVYLIQDDDRIIGTGSINGNEISRLFVLPQYQGNGFGTAIMDELERIIFNHHSQIVLDASLPAYGMYVHRGYIPVEYHRLKTENGHYLCYHVMKKLRN, via the coding sequence ATGAAGCTGATAAAAGCCTCGGTTAAGCATTTTCATACGGTAAAATTTATAGTGAAAACTACAATTGAGACGGTATATCCTGATTATTATCCCAAAGGAGCCGTTGATTTTTTTCTTTGCCACCATTCTGATGAGGGGATTAAAAAAGCCATTATGGACGGAGGGGTGTACCTGATCCAGGATGATGACAGAATCATCGGTACCGGAAGCATCAATGGAAATGAAATAAGCAGACTGTTTGTATTACCCCAATATCAGGGCAATGGATTCGGAACGGCCATAATGGATGAACTGGAAAGAATCATTTTCAACCATCATTCCCAGATCGTATTAGATGCCTCTCTGCCTGCTTATGGAATGTATGTTCACAGAGGGTATATCCCTGTGGAATATCATAGGCTTAAAACGGAAAACGGCCATTACCTGTGCTATCATGTAATGAAGAAGCTGAGAAATTAA
- a CDS encoding metallophosphoesterase family protein, with protein sequence MAVAVLSDIHSNYIALERCIEHVLSKGIKTFIFLGDYVGELAYPDKTMKKIYELSADYECYFIKGNKEDYWINYQNNRFVPLDNDSTTGCLLYAYKHLSERDMDFFKELPISQNITIGNMPQITICHGSPYKTNQKLLPDDEKTFEIMERMDSSLILCGHTHIQGKIENKGKIVLNAGSVGLPMYSGGKSQFLLLHEVDNQWKEEFVSLEYDLESAIKEIHTSGLDNHAPYWCMVTENLLRKGNVSHSMVLERAMSLCNDETGNCIWPNVPEKYWKQAVEEII encoded by the coding sequence ATGGCTGTTGCAGTTTTATCGGATATTCACAGCAACTACATTGCATTGGAAAGGTGCATTGAGCATGTATTATCAAAGGGTATAAAAACATTTATTTTTCTGGGCGATTATGTTGGTGAATTGGCCTATCCGGATAAAACCATGAAGAAAATTTATGAGCTGTCTGCTGATTATGAATGTTATTTCATCAAGGGAAATAAAGAAGATTATTGGATAAATTATCAAAATAACCGGTTTGTACCGTTGGACAACGATTCGACAACTGGTTGCTTGCTGTATGCGTATAAACATTTGTCCGAAAGAGACATGGATTTTTTTAAAGAGTTGCCAATATCCCAGAATATTACCATAGGAAATATGCCACAGATAACGATATGTCATGGCTCGCCTTACAAAACAAATCAAAAGCTGTTACCAGACGATGAGAAAACATTTGAGATCATGGAAAGGATGGATTCATCTCTTATATTATGCGGTCATACACATATCCAGGGTAAAATTGAGAACAAAGGAAAAATTGTATTGAATGCAGGATCTGTTGGGCTTCCCATGTATAGTGGGGGAAAATCGCAGTTTCTGCTTTTGCATGAAGTGGACAATCAGTGGAAAGAGGAATTTGTCAGCCTGGAATATGATCTGGAAAGTGCAATAAAAGAGATTCATACATCAGGGCTGGATAACCATGCGCCCTATTGGTGTATGGTTACTGAAAATTTATTGCGAAAGGGAAATGTATCACATAGTATGGTGCTGGAAAGGGCAATGTCATTATGCAATGATGAAACCGGAAATTGTATATGGCCCAATGTCCCGGAAAAGTATTGGAAACAGGCAGTGGAAGAAATTATTTGA
- a CDS encoding tetratricopeptide repeat-containing glycosyltransferase, whose product MNQYKICVYAISKNEEQFVDRWMDAVSEADAVIVTDTGSTDHTVERLRERGAIVYEETISPWRFDTARNVALSHVPEDADICVSNDLDEVFEPGWRQKLEDLWKPEQTRARYLFTFACNPDGTPQKQYPMEKIHSRHGYRWVHPVHEILEYSGPGLEKITWIKGLVLNHYPDLSKPRSQYLPLLELSVQENPLDDRATFWLGREYVYYKNYDKGIETLKKHLSIPTAKWNEERSASMRFIAKCYEEKGNLKEARLWLFRALAECPDVREPYLALVKSGYKEKNWPLVYAMAEKGLAITESTGSYLVDPESWGYALYDYSSISAYNMGMYEKAGEYARKALSMAPDNKRLQNNLLTVEDKIKKQEKAEGHS is encoded by the coding sequence GTGAACCAATATAAAATTTGCGTATATGCAATCAGTAAAAACGAAGAACAGTTTGTGGATCGCTGGATGGATGCCGTATCTGAAGCCGATGCAGTCATTGTAACGGATACAGGCTCAACCGATCATACAGTTGAAAGGCTTCGGGAAAGAGGAGCCATCGTTTATGAAGAGACCATATCGCCGTGGAGGTTTGACACTGCCCGCAATGTGGCATTAAGTCATGTCCCCGAGGATGCTGATATCTGTGTTTCCAATGACTTAGACGAGGTTTTTGAGCCTGGATGGCGGCAGAAGCTGGAAGACTTATGGAAACCGGAACAAACCCGCGCACGATATTTATTTACATTTGCCTGCAACCCTGACGGCACACCACAAAAGCAGTATCCCATGGAAAAAATCCATAGCCGCCATGGCTACCGTTGGGTGCATCCGGTTCATGAGATCCTGGAATACAGCGGACCGGGCCTTGAAAAAATCACATGGATCAAGGGGCTTGTCTTAAATCATTATCCGGATTTGTCAAAACCAAGAAGCCAATATCTTCCCCTTTTGGAATTGTCGGTTCAGGAGAATCCCCTTGATGACAGGGCAACGTTCTGGCTTGGAAGAGAGTATGTGTATTATAAAAATTATGACAAGGGAATTGAAACACTGAAGAAGCACCTTTCCATTCCAACAGCTAAATGGAATGAGGAACGCAGTGCGTCTATGCGTTTTATTGCCAAATGTTATGAAGAAAAAGGAAATTTAAAAGAGGCCAGATTATGGCTCTTCCGGGCGCTGGCAGAATGCCCGGATGTAAGGGAACCATATCTTGCTCTGGTGAAATCAGGTTACAAGGAAAAAAACTGGCCCTTGGTTTATGCCATGGCGGAAAAGGGATTAGCTATCACGGAAAGCACAGGAAGCTATCTGGTTGATCCGGAGAGCTGGGGATATGCCTTATATGATTACAGCTCCATCAGCGCTTATAATATGGGCATGTATGAGAAAGCCGGAGAGTATGCCCGGAAGGCCCTGAGCATGGCCCCTGATAACAAAAGGCTGCAGAATAATCTGTTGACGGTTGAAGATAAGATCAAAAAACAGGAAAAAGCGGAGGGACACTCATGA